From the Sphingomonas suaedae genome, one window contains:
- a CDS encoding septal ring lytic transglycosylase RlpA family protein, translated as MRGFIAFTLLIAAAPVVAQDAAPSASTALASGVASYYGDAHAGNRTASGERFDPDAMTAAHRTLPFGTRLRVTDPSTGRSVVVRVNDRGPFHKSRVLDLSEAAARELGIVRRGRALVEISVVEDQLAGAD; from the coding sequence ATGCGGGGATTCATCGCTTTCACATTGTTGATCGCTGCGGCGCCTGTAGTCGCGCAGGATGCGGCGCCTTCGGCCTCGACGGCCCTCGCGAGCGGCGTGGCCAGCTATTATGGCGATGCCCATGCCGGCAACCGCACCGCCAGCGGCGAACGCTTCGATCCCGATGCCATGACCGCCGCGCACCGTACCCTGCCGTTCGGCACCCGCCTCCGCGTGACCGACCCGTCGACCGGTCGAAGCGTCGTCGTCCGGGTCAACGATCGCGGGCCGTTCCACAAGAGCCGCGTGCTCGACCTGTCCGAAGCCGCCGCGCGCGAACTCGGCATCGTCCGGCGCGGGCGAGCGCTGGTGGAGATTTCCGTCGTCGAGGATCAGCTGGCGGGCGCCGACTGA
- the gyrB gene encoding DNA topoisomerase (ATP-hydrolyzing) subunit B, protein MLGMASEDDKTPENTPNSNSYGADSIKVLKGLDAVRKRPGMYIGDTDDGSGLHHMVFEVSDNAIDEALAGHCDKIIIQLNADGSVSVEDNGRGIPTGIHAEEGVSAAEVIMTQLHAGGKFENTSDDNAYKVSGGLHGVGVSVVNALSEWLDLNIWRDGEEHYMRFAYGDAVAPLKVIGPANGKKGTRVTFLASTEKTPGDGGTFKNQIEYDFDKLEHRYRELAFLNSGVRLFLRDARHEEVKEVELYYEGGIAAFVKYLDRNKTALMPDPVAIAGTRDDVTIDVALEWNDSYYENVLCFTNNIPQRDGGTHLAAFRAALTRTINNYADKSGLLKKEKVTLTGDDMREGLTAIVSVKLPDPKFSSQTKDKLVSSEVRQPLESLMADKMAEWLEENPQNARQIIQKVIDAAAAREAAKKARELTRRKGVMDIASLPGKLADCQERDPAKSELFLVEGDSAGGSAKQGRDRHFQAILPLRGKILNVERARFDRMLSSKEIGTLIQAMGTGIGRDDFNIEKLRYHKIVIMTDADVDGAHIRTLLLTFFYRQMPEIIEAGHLFIAQPPLYKASKGRSEVYLKDDAALDQYLVDAGVGGTVLDTAGVHRTGEDLRDLVEHARRMRTLVRYVPRRYDPMIIEALALGHGLDPQATRDQRAESLTTVVTRLDAADADARWSARVTEDGGYHFERAWRGVTDHHIVEAAFLASAEARKLHALAVEHADKYLVPSRLISSKASAAADAAEAEAPADGEEAGAPVTAAKGEALVSRPSQLLDAILAFGRKGLSIQRYKGLGEMNAEQLWETTLDPANRSMLVVQVDQADVADEIFTRLMGDVVEPRREFIQENALSVANLDV, encoded by the coding sequence ATGCTGGGCATGGCATCCGAAGACGATAAAACCCCCGAAAACACCCCCAACAGCAACAGCTACGGCGCCGACAGCATCAAGGTCCTCAAGGGCCTGGACGCGGTTCGCAAGCGGCCGGGCATGTATATCGGCGACACCGACGACGGGTCCGGCCTCCACCATATGGTGTTCGAGGTTTCGGACAACGCGATCGACGAGGCGCTGGCGGGGCATTGCGACAAGATCATCATCCAGCTGAACGCCGACGGGTCGGTCAGCGTCGAGGATAATGGCCGCGGCATCCCCACCGGCATCCATGCCGAGGAAGGCGTCAGCGCCGCCGAGGTCATCATGACCCAGCTCCATGCAGGCGGGAAGTTCGAAAACACGTCCGACGACAATGCCTACAAGGTGTCGGGCGGCCTGCACGGCGTCGGCGTTTCGGTGGTCAACGCGCTCAGCGAATGGCTCGATCTCAACATCTGGCGCGACGGCGAGGAGCATTACATGCGCTTCGCCTATGGCGACGCCGTGGCGCCGCTCAAGGTGATCGGCCCGGCGAACGGGAAGAAGGGTACGCGCGTCACCTTCCTCGCCTCGACCGAGAAGACCCCCGGCGACGGCGGCACGTTCAAGAACCAGATCGAGTACGACTTCGACAAGCTCGAGCATCGCTATCGCGAGCTCGCCTTCCTCAATTCGGGCGTCCGCCTGTTCCTGCGCGACGCGCGGCATGAAGAGGTGAAGGAAGTCGAGCTGTATTACGAGGGCGGCATCGCCGCGTTTGTGAAATATCTCGATCGCAACAAGACCGCGCTGATGCCCGATCCGGTGGCGATCGCCGGCACCCGCGACGACGTCACCATCGACGTCGCGCTGGAGTGGAACGACAGCTATTACGAAAACGTCCTCTGCTTCACCAACAACATCCCGCAGCGCGACGGCGGCACGCACCTTGCCGCCTTCCGCGCCGCGCTGACGCGTACGATCAACAACTACGCCGATAAGTCGGGCCTTCTGAAGAAGGAAAAGGTCACGCTGACCGGCGACGATATGCGCGAAGGCCTGACCGCCATCGTGTCGGTCAAGCTGCCCGATCCCAAGTTCAGCAGCCAGACCAAGGACAAGCTGGTCAGCAGCGAGGTCCGCCAGCCGCTCGAAAGCCTGATGGCCGACAAGATGGCGGAATGGCTTGAGGAAAATCCCCAGAACGCGCGGCAGATCATCCAGAAGGTGATCGACGCCGCCGCCGCACGCGAAGCCGCGAAGAAGGCACGCGAACTGACGCGGCGCAAGGGCGTGATGGATATCGCCTCGCTCCCCGGCAAGCTCGCCGACTGCCAGGAACGCGATCCCGCCAAGTCCGAACTCTTCCTGGTCGAGGGCGATTCAGCAGGTGGCTCCGCCAAACAGGGCCGTGACCGTCATTTCCAGGCAATCCTGCCCCTGCGCGGCAAGATCCTGAACGTCGAGCGCGCGCGCTTCGACCGGATGCTGTCGTCCAAGGAAATCGGCACCCTGATCCAGGCGATGGGCACCGGCATCGGCCGCGACGACTTCAATATCGAGAAGCTGCGCTACCACAAGATCGTCATCATGACCGACGCCGACGTCGACGGCGCGCATATCCGCACGCTGCTGCTCACCTTCTTCTACCGCCAGATGCCCGAGATTATCGAGGCCGGGCACCTCTTCATCGCCCAGCCGCCGCTGTACAAGGCGAGCAAGGGGCGGTCGGAAGTCTATCTGAAGGACGATGCCGCGCTCGACCAATATCTGGTCGATGCGGGTGTCGGCGGCACCGTGCTCGATACGGCTGGCGTCCACCGTACCGGCGAGGATCTGCGCGACCTGGTCGAACATGCCCGCCGTATGCGCACCCTCGTCCGCTACGTCCCGCGGCGCTACGATCCGATGATCATCGAGGCGCTGGCGCTGGGTCACGGGCTGGACCCGCAGGCGACGCGCGACCAGCGCGCCGAAAGCCTGACCACGGTCGTCACCCGGCTCGACGCGGCGGACGCCGATGCGCGCTGGTCGGCACGCGTGACCGAGGATGGCGGCTATCATTTCGAACGCGCATGGCGCGGCGTGACCGACCATCATATCGTCGAGGCGGCGTTCCTCGCCTCCGCCGAAGCGCGCAAACTCCACGCGCTTGCGGTCGAACATGCCGACAAATATCTCGTCCCTTCCAGGCTGATCTCGTCCAAGGCGAGCGCAGCTGCGGATGCCGCCGAAGCCGAGGCGCCGGCCGACGGCGAGGAGGCGGGCGCCCCCGTCACCGCCGCCAAGGGAGAGGCTCTGGTCTCGAGGCCCAGCCAGCTGCTCGACGCCATCCTCGCATTCGGGCGCAAGGGGCTGTCGATCCAGCGCTACAAGGGCCTGGGCGAGATGAATGCCGAGCAATTGTGGGAGACCACGCTCGATCCGGCCAATCGCTCGATGCTGGTTGTCCAGGTCGATCAGGCCGACGTCGCCGATGAAATCTTCACCCGCCTGATGGGCGATGTGGTCGAACCGCGTCGCGAATTCATCCAGGAAAATGCGCTCAGCGTCGCCAATCTCGACGTCTGA
- a CDS encoding ester cyclase, protein MLSAAQMDSRMDAHFAFEMHDDVEGVLTTFSDDVEHDIVGWPTGPVHGPSAARGFYEALFADLADGRVECLRRLHGDRFLVDDSMWHGRAVGRPFGLEGRGRPLSFRLLHVVEFTDSGAIKRENVWIDLAAIQAQLA, encoded by the coding sequence ATGCTCAGCGCGGCACAGATGGACAGCAGGATGGACGCGCATTTCGCGTTCGAGATGCACGACGACGTGGAAGGGGTGCTCACCACGTTCAGCGACGATGTCGAGCATGATATCGTCGGTTGGCCCACTGGCCCCGTCCATGGCCCCTCCGCCGCGCGCGGATTTTACGAGGCGCTCTTCGCCGACCTGGCCGACGGACGTGTCGAATGCCTCCGACGCCTCCATGGCGACCGCTTCCTCGTCGACGATTCGATGTGGCACGGCCGCGCGGTGGGGCGGCCGTTCGGGCTGGAGGGGCGGGGGCGCCCGCTCTCGTTCCGTTTGCTTCATGTGGTTGAATTCACCGACTCCGGCGCGATCAAGCGGGAGAATGTCTGGATCGACCTCGCGGCCATCCAGGCCCAGCTCGCCTGA
- a CDS encoding TetR family transcriptional regulator, with protein MARDNQRQRTRKDLLDAAARLVAEGATPGFDEVAAAARVSRATVYRYFPGIDALLTEAALHVAMPGPDLFDANAPSDLVERLTLADGAVAAMMARTEPALRAMLASAVQQGGGEAGPARQNRRSPLIDAAIAGAGERFPAPVATMLSNALALVIGTEAMIVFKDVLELEDGDAEAVRRWMIRALVRAARDDAAGTVG; from the coding sequence ATGGCGCGAGACAATCAGCGCCAGCGCACGCGCAAGGACCTGCTCGACGCGGCGGCGCGGCTGGTCGCCGAGGGCGCCACGCCCGGCTTCGACGAGGTGGCGGCGGCGGCACGCGTTTCGCGGGCGACGGTCTATCGCTATTTCCCGGGGATCGATGCGCTGCTGACCGAAGCGGCGCTGCATGTCGCGATGCCCGGGCCGGATCTGTTCGACGCAAATGCGCCGAGCGATCTGGTCGAGCGGCTCACGCTTGCCGATGGCGCAGTCGCCGCGATGATGGCGCGGACGGAGCCAGCCTTGCGGGCGATGCTGGCAAGCGCCGTCCAGCAGGGAGGGGGCGAGGCGGGCCCGGCACGCCAGAATCGCCGTTCCCCGCTGATCGATGCGGCGATTGCCGGTGCGGGCGAGCGCTTCCCCGCGCCGGTGGCAACGATGCTCTCCAACGCGCTCGCGCTAGTCATCGGGACCGAGGCGATGATCGTGTTCAAGGATGTGCTGGAGCTGGAGGACGGCGATGCCGAGGCGGTCCGCCGGTGGATGATCCGGGCGCTGGTCCGTGCCGCCCGTGACGACGCAGCGGGGACCGTGGGCTGA
- a CDS encoding GNAT family N-acetyltransferase, with product MTRATPAKLEIRNATTEDIPGILALTRKTYRNVENYSAGMIRGHINNYPSGVFVALYEGEVVGYCAASRIDEEVALAPHDWESITGNGFGSRHDPTGDWLYGYEMVVASKQRGLRIGKRLYDARRMLVERLDLKGIVFGARMPNFRRSLTRIDGPQDYIDKVVEGEIRDPTLGFQIANGFRPIGVLPDYLPEDKPSGGHAAHMVWRNPYVDPNEPPTHRVPRDIESVRLATVQLQARAVADFDEFLRNVEYFVDVASNYRSDFVVFPELFTLSLLSFEPHDLTPAQALDKLTSWRKPLVDRLSELALSYNVNIIGGSHPTYTDDGEIQNVAYVCLRDGSVHAQEKIHPTPDEAYWWRIKGGDSVDVIQTDCGPIGVLICYDSEFPELARRLVDEGARIIFVPFCTDSRQGYMRVRYCAQARAIENQCFVVMSGNVGNLPGVENMDIQYAQSCILTPCDFPFARDGIAAEASENIETLTIADVNLADLTWARAEGTVRNLTDRRFDLYRIDWTQSPRGEQQMPIGHGHEKKGPGGG from the coding sequence ATGACCAGAGCCACCCCCGCCAAGCTCGAAATTCGCAACGCCACGACCGAAGACATACCGGGCATTCTGGCGCTGACGCGCAAAACCTATCGCAACGTCGAAAACTACAGCGCGGGCATGATCCGCGGCCATATCAACAACTACCCATCCGGTGTGTTTGTCGCGCTCTATGAAGGCGAGGTTGTCGGCTATTGTGCGGCGAGCCGGATCGACGAGGAAGTGGCGCTCGCGCCGCACGATTGGGAATCCATCACCGGCAACGGCTTCGGCAGCCGCCACGATCCCACCGGCGACTGGTTGTACGGCTATGAAATGGTCGTCGCGTCCAAACAGCGCGGGCTGCGCATCGGCAAGCGACTCTATGACGCGCGGCGGATGCTGGTCGAGCGGCTCGACCTGAAAGGCATCGTGTTCGGCGCGCGAATGCCCAATTTTCGCCGTTCACTGACACGAATCGACGGGCCACAGGATTATATCGACAAGGTGGTTGAGGGGGAGATTCGCGACCCCACGCTCGGCTTTCAAATCGCCAACGGCTTTCGCCCGATCGGGGTGCTTCCCGACTATCTGCCGGAGGACAAGCCGTCGGGCGGCCATGCCGCGCACATGGTCTGGCGCAATCCCTATGTCGATCCGAATGAGCCGCCGACCCATCGCGTCCCGCGCGATATCGAGAGCGTCCGGCTTGCCACCGTTCAGCTTCAGGCACGCGCCGTCGCCGATTTCGACGAATTCCTGCGCAACGTCGAATATTTCGTCGATGTCGCGTCCAACTATCGCTCCGACTTCGTGGTGTTCCCCGAGCTGTTCACCCTGTCGCTGCTCTCGTTCGAGCCGCACGACCTGACCCCGGCCCAGGCGCTGGACAAGCTCACCAGCTGGCGCAAGCCGCTGGTCGACCGGCTGTCGGAGCTGGCGCTGTCGTACAACGTCAACATCATCGGCGGGTCGCATCCGACCTATACCGACGATGGCGAGATCCAGAACGTCGCCTATGTCTGCCTGCGCGACGGATCGGTCCATGCGCAGGAGAAGATCCACCCCACCCCCGACGAAGCCTATTGGTGGCGGATCAAGGGCGGTGACAGCGTCGACGTGATCCAGACCGACTGCGGCCCGATCGGCGTCCTGATCTGCTATGACAGCGAATTCCCCGAACTCGCCCGCCGGCTGGTGGACGAGGGCGCACGGATCATCTTCGTTCCCTTCTGCACCGACAGCCGCCAGGGCTATATGCGTGTGCGCTACTGCGCCCAGGCCCGCGCGATCGAGAACCAGTGTTTCGTGGTGATGAGCGGGAATGTCGGCAACCTCCCCGGCGTCGAGAATATGGACATCCAGTACGCCCAGAGCTGTATCCTCACGCCGTGCGACTTCCCCTTCGCGCGCGACGGCATCGCGGCGGAGGCGAGCGAAAATATCGAGACGCTGACCATCGCCGACGTCAACCTCGCCGACCTCACCTGGGCGCGCGCCGAGGGAACGGTGCGCAACCTCACCGACCGCCGCTTCGACCTCTACCGCATCGACTGGACGCAGAGCCCGCGCGGCGAGCAACAGATGCCGATCGGCCACGGGCATGAGAAGAAGGGACCGGGCGGGGGATAA
- the recF gene encoding DNA replication/repair protein RecF (All proteins in this family for which functions are known are DNA-binding proteins that assist the filamentation of RecA onto DNA for the initiation of recombination or recombinational repair.), which produces MAVTRLVLTDFRNHADTLLTPGAGFVVLAGDNGAGKTNVLEAVSLLAPGRGLRRAPLGDMARQGGTGGFSVAATLSGGSEIGTGTLTTAPERRVVRVNGASAAATSLGEWLTVLWLTPAMDRLFVEPASERRRFIDRLALALAPGHAHHSARYEAAMRERNRLLAAEEPADPDWLTALEARMAEHGATIDQARRTTVAALAESLADQPPGPFARAGLALEGEGADDLAARLRAGRARDAAAGRTLTGPHRQDLAVTHLDKAQPAHLCSTGEQKALLLGIVLAHAELVAMRTGRAPILLLDEVAAHLDPSRRTALFDRLAGRGQVWMTGTEPQLFASVPKPLHRYRVAGGILGEV; this is translated from the coding sequence ATGGCCGTGACCCGCCTCGTCCTTACCGATTTCCGCAACCATGCCGACACGCTCCTGACACCGGGCGCGGGGTTCGTCGTGCTGGCGGGCGATAATGGCGCAGGCAAGACCAATGTGCTGGAGGCGGTGTCGCTGCTCGCCCCGGGACGCGGGCTGCGCCGCGCACCGCTGGGCGATATGGCGCGGCAGGGCGGTACCGGCGGCTTCTCGGTTGCCGCGACCCTGTCAGGGGGCAGCGAGATCGGCACCGGCACGCTGACAACGGCGCCGGAGCGGCGCGTGGTGCGCGTCAATGGCGCGTCGGCCGCGGCGACGTCGCTCGGCGAATGGCTGACGGTGCTTTGGCTGACGCCCGCAATGGACCGGTTGTTCGTCGAGCCGGCCAGCGAGCGGAGGCGCTTTATCGACCGGCTCGCGCTGGCGCTGGCGCCGGGACATGCCCATCACAGCGCGCGCTACGAAGCGGCGATGCGCGAGCGCAACCGGCTGCTCGCCGCCGAGGAGCCCGCCGATCCCGACTGGCTCACCGCGCTCGAAGCGCGCATGGCTGAGCATGGCGCGACGATCGACCAGGCACGGCGCACGACCGTTGCCGCGCTCGCCGAAAGCCTTGCCGATCAGCCCCCGGGCCCGTTCGCGCGTGCGGGACTGGCACTGGAGGGGGAAGGCGCGGACGATCTCGCCGCGCGGCTGCGTGCAGGGCGCGCGCGCGATGCGGCGGCCGGACGCACCCTGACTGGCCCCCACCGCCAGGATCTTGCGGTGACGCATCTCGACAAGGCGCAACCCGCCCATCTCTGCTCCACCGGCGAGCAAAAGGCGCTGCTGCTCGGGATCGTCCTCGCCCATGCCGAACTGGTCGCGATGCGCACCGGACGCGCGCCGATCCTGCTCCTGGACGAGGTCGCCGCGCATCTCGATCCCAGCCGCCGCACAGCGTTGTTCGATCGGCTCGCAGGCCGGGGCCAGGTGTGGATGACCGGCACGGAGCCTCAATTGTTCGCCAGCGTGCCGAAGCCGCTCCACCGTTATCGCGTTGCGGGCGGCATCCTCGGCGAGGTTTGA
- a CDS encoding Coq4 family protein, with the protein MATQVIDWSKPRRREWGTALAALRRLLANGDDTVQVFRIMRALNGDTLARNYRRLLTTANGGRIAYQRVELAERFSDRAWIDSLPEGSVGAAYRDFLDRTGYSATGLAEVSYTDADVERGVEHPHAWYGRRERDIHDIWHVITGYQADEPLGEACLVAFSYAQTGGLGWAFIAAGAALKSLRVTGSRAFARAVREGYRHGKAARWLSGEDYVQLLAEPLDAVRKRLNIGDPVLYRAAQTELRAKGLIGI; encoded by the coding sequence ATGGCTACGCAGGTAATCGACTGGAGCAAGCCGCGCCGGCGCGAATGGGGTACGGCGCTTGCCGCGCTCCGCCGCCTGCTCGCCAATGGCGATGATACGGTGCAGGTGTTCCGCATCATGCGCGCGCTCAACGGCGATACGCTGGCGCGCAATTATCGCAGGCTGCTGACGACCGCCAATGGCGGCCGAATCGCCTATCAGCGGGTCGAGCTCGCGGAGCGCTTTTCCGACCGCGCCTGGATCGATTCGCTGCCCGAGGGTAGCGTCGGCGCCGCCTATCGCGATTTTCTGGACCGCACCGGCTATTCGGCGACCGGCCTTGCCGAGGTCAGCTATACCGATGCCGATGTCGAACGCGGGGTCGAACACCCGCACGCCTGGTATGGCCGCCGCGAGCGCGACATTCACGATATCTGGCACGTCATCACGGGCTATCAAGCCGACGAGCCGCTGGGAGAGGCGTGCCTGGTCGCTTTTTCCTACGCGCAAACCGGTGGTCTGGGCTGGGCCTTCATCGCCGCGGGGGCGGCACTCAAGAGCCTTCGCGTTACCGGATCGCGTGCCTTCGCGCGGGCGGTGCGCGAAGGCTATCGCCATGGCAAGGCCGCCAGATGGCTATCGGGCGAGGACTATGTCCAGCTGCTCGCCGAACCGCTCGACGCGGTGCGCAAACGGCTGAACATCGGCGATCCTGTGCTGTACCGCGCGGCGCAGACCGAATTGCGCGCCAAGGGCCTGATCGGGATCTGA
- the dnaN gene encoding DNA polymerase III subunit beta, which yields MKATIERATLLRGLSHVQSVVERRNTIPILSNVLIEASLDGSLRLMATDLDLQIDETVPAAVDQAGAITVPAHTLFDIARKLPEGSQVELTAAEGKIKVNAGRAKFELGTLPRDDFPVIAEGELPTVFELPAEILKQIIDKTRFAISTEETRYYLNGIFLHVADDTLKAAATDGHRLARVTVPRPEGAEAMPDVIVPRKCVAELRKLLDEVDGSVGVSLSGSKIRFDLGAAILTSKLIDGTFPDYSRVIPTGNDKILKIDPKSFMEGVDRVSTIATEKTRAVKMALDRDRITLSVTSPDNGTAAEEVPGDYAAQPFEIGFNSRYLMDILGQIESDLVEVHLADAAAPTLIRENDKSPALYVLMPMRV from the coding sequence ATGAAAGCGACGATCGAACGCGCAACGCTGTTGAGGGGCCTCAGCCACGTCCAGTCCGTGGTGGAGCGACGCAACACGATTCCCATCCTCTCCAACGTGCTGATCGAGGCATCGCTTGACGGATCGCTGCGCCTGATGGCGACCGATCTCGACCTGCAGATCGACGAGACGGTTCCCGCTGCGGTCGATCAGGCCGGCGCGATTACCGTTCCCGCGCACACCTTGTTCGACATCGCCCGCAAGCTGCCCGAAGGGTCGCAGGTCGAGCTGACTGCGGCGGAAGGCAAGATCAAGGTCAATGCCGGCCGCGCCAAGTTCGAGCTCGGCACGCTGCCGCGCGACGATTTCCCGGTGATCGCGGAAGGCGAACTGCCGACCGTGTTCGAGTTGCCGGCCGAGATTCTCAAGCAGATCATCGACAAGACCCGATTCGCGATCTCGACCGAAGAGACGCGCTATTATCTCAACGGCATCTTCCTCCACGTCGCTGACGATACGCTGAAGGCGGCCGCGACCGACGGCCACCGTCTCGCCCGCGTCACCGTGCCGCGCCCCGAGGGGGCCGAGGCGATGCCCGACGTGATCGTCCCGCGGAAGTGCGTGGCGGAGCTGCGCAAGCTGCTCGACGAGGTCGACGGGTCGGTTGGTGTGTCGCTGTCGGGTTCGAAGATCCGCTTCGACCTCGGCGCGGCGATCCTGACGTCGAAACTGATCGACGGAACCTTCCCCGATTACAGCCGCGTCATCCCGACCGGCAACGACAAGATCCTCAAGATCGATCCCAAGAGCTTCATGGAAGGCGTCGATCGCGTCTCGACGATCGCGACGGAGAAGACCCGTGCGGTGAAGATGGCGCTCGATCGCGACCGCATCACCCTGTCGGTCACCAGCCCGGACAACGGCACCGCCGCCGAGGAGGTGCCCGGCGACTATGCGGCGCAACCGTTCGAGATCGGCTTCAACTCGCGCTATCTGATGGACATTCTTGGGCAGATCGAAAGCGATCTGGTCGAGGTCCATCTCGCCGACGCAGCCGCGCCGACGCTGATCCGCGAGAATGACAAGTCGCCGGCGCTGTACGTGCTGATGCCGATGCGGGTGTAG
- a CDS encoding outer membrane beta-barrel protein, with translation MRTVFAAALVASTMLAAPAALAQDGEATFTGPRIGVIGGYDIIRPGSTEDSDIDGDDQSVDGFLYGVEAGYDIGVGGAVVGVEAELSESTGKVNVNSTDPNYFGFGEVGTGRDIYVGVRAGVLATPSTLIYAKGGYTNARLNVLASDGTTELRENFELDGWRIGAGVEKAIGTNTFAKLEYRYSNYSNANFEFNNGAVTEDFDIDTDRHQIVAGVGFRF, from the coding sequence ATGCGTACCGTTTTCGCAGCCGCACTTGTCGCTTCGACCATGTTGGCCGCTCCTGCAGCCTTGGCTCAAGACGGCGAAGCCACCTTCACCGGTCCGCGCATTGGCGTGATCGGCGGCTATGACATCATCCGTCCGGGCAGCACTGAAGACAGCGACATCGACGGCGACGACCAGAGCGTCGACGGCTTCCTCTATGGCGTCGAAGCGGGCTACGACATCGGCGTCGGCGGCGCGGTGGTCGGTGTCGAGGCTGAGCTGTCCGAATCGACCGGCAAGGTTAATGTAAACTCGACCGATCCGAATTATTTCGGCTTCGGCGAAGTCGGCACCGGCCGTGACATCTATGTCGGGGTCCGCGCCGGCGTTCTCGCCACGCCGAGCACGCTGATCTACGCCAAGGGCGGCTATACCAATGCCCGCCTGAACGTGTTGGCCAGCGACGGCACCACCGAACTGCGCGAGAATTTCGAGCTCGACGGCTGGCGCATCGGCGCGGGCGTCGAGAAGGCGATTGGCACCAACACCTTTGCGAAGCTCGAATACCGCTATTCGAATTATTCGAACGCGAATTTCGAGTTCAACAACGGCGCGGTGACCGAGGATTTCGACATCGATACCGACCGTCACCAGATCGTCGCGGGCGTCGGCTTCCGCTTCTAA
- a CDS encoding histidine phosphatase family protein, with the protein MRQGRDFIARHGETVFNAARRLQGDHPHTPLTRAGFAQADAMGRALRDRLGPRPALTLWASDTGRALQTLAVIAEHLELDWHAARRDVRLTEIGMGSWGGRYYADLMADDLPIIAEGGLLHPAPDGERYHQIAARVSAWLADTDDDPGDRLVIMHGISSRVLRGVMTGQDVHPQFEAPIAPGLPQGSVAMIAQGVETVVHLGSGYAPA; encoded by the coding sequence ATGAGACAGGGTCGCGACTTCATCGCCCGTCACGGGGAAACGGTGTTCAACGCCGCGCGCCGGTTGCAGGGCGATCATCCGCATACGCCGCTGACCCGCGCCGGGTTCGCGCAGGCGGACGCGATGGGGAGGGCATTGCGCGACCGGCTGGGTCCGCGTCCGGCGCTGACCTTATGGGCCTCCGACACCGGCCGCGCGCTGCAGACGCTGGCGGTGATCGCCGAGCATCTCGAACTCGACTGGCACGCGGCGCGCCGCGATGTGCGGCTGACGGAAATCGGGATGGGGAGCTGGGGCGGGCGCTATTATGCCGATCTGATGGCGGACGACCTGCCGATTATCGCCGAGGGGGGATTGCTGCACCCGGCGCCCGATGGCGAGCGGTACCACCAGATCGCGGCGCGCGTGTCCGCCTGGCTGGCCGACACCGATGACGATCCGGGCGATCGGCTGGTCATCATGCACGGCATTTCCAGCCGCGTGCTGCGCGGGGTGATGACGGGGCAGGACGTACATCCGCAGTTCGAGGCACCGATCGCGCCGGGATTGCCGCAAGGATCGGTGGCGATGATCGCCCAGGGCGTCGAGACGGTGGTCCATCTTGGCTCCGGCTACGCCCCGGCATGA
- a CDS encoding DUF4168 domain-containing protein encodes MIKLTHAALAAGVLVTVPALAQTTPPAPPAPQTTPATPAPVTDEEVTKFAKAALAADAVSKDAAIPATEKQAKMAEAVVSNGLEATRFNEIAQASQSDPALQQKVQAAIIAIRDAKPATPAGPAATPTPTQTQ; translated from the coding sequence TTGATTAAGCTGACCCATGCGGCCCTGGCGGCCGGCGTTCTTGTGACCGTTCCCGCGCTGGCCCAGACGACTCCGCCGGCACCCCCCGCACCTCAGACGACGCCTGCGACTCCCGCACCGGTGACCGACGAGGAAGTGACGAAGTTCGCCAAGGCCGCACTGGCCGCCGATGCGGTGAGCAAGGATGCGGCGATCCCGGCAACCGAAAAGCAGGCGAAAATGGCCGAAGCGGTTGTCAGCAACGGTCTGGAAGCCACGCGCTTCAACGAGATCGCGCAGGCATCGCAATCCGACCCCGCGCTTCAGCAAAAGGTCCAGGCGGCGATCATCGCGATCCGCGACGCCAAGCCCGCCACTCCGGCAGGCCCGGCGGCGACCCCGACGCCGACCCAGACCCAGTGA